The following are encoded in a window of Acidobacteriota bacterium genomic DNA:
- the lon gene encoding endopeptidase La produces the protein MASIEEKNGDEIGGILDEQSQKLQVPAKLPVLLLRDVVIFPYMIAPLFVGREKSKAAIDAALSTNRMILLLTQKDMEVEDPKREDVYDIGTVALIMRMLKLPDGRVRILAQGLVRARVQTFEEEGAHVVAEVKVLEEPEKPEKSLESEALIRNVRSGLERAASLGKSLPPEVLIIASNVDEPGRLADLTASNLELKVEEAQAILEIGDPVQRLKKVYELLTRELELLDVQSKISTEAKGEMDKLQKQYFLRQQMKAIQKELGEGNETQEEVRIYQEKLRKIRVSDEVKEEIEKQITRLGQMHPESAETSVVRNYLDWMFMLPWNKTTTDTIDLAKAKRILDDDHYGLEKVKERILEYLGVRKLSRTIKGPILCFVGPPGVGKTSLGKSIARALGRKFVRISLGGVHDEAEVRGHRRTYVGAMPGRIIQSIRRAGTENPVFMMDEVDKIGADFRGDPSSALLEVLDPEQNNQFRDHYLGVPYDLSKVMFITTANLLDPIQPAFRDRMEVLELPGYTEEEKLQIAVRHLIPKQIAENALSPKLIDFSGGAVKKIISLYTREAGVRNLERELASVCRKVARKVAEGKKGRTVITAQSVERLLGPPKVFKDQLLKKDQVGIATGVAWTAVGGEILFVEATKMPGKGSLQLTGSLGDVMKESAQAALSYSRAHAADFGIDSRIFSQNDFHIHFPEGAIPKDGPSAGVTIATAFLSVCTNVKVKWDVAMTGEITLRGNVLPVGGIKEKVLAAQRAGVKTMIMPAENKKDLYEIPKKVIRDIRFVYVEDVREVFKEALAGPLGPAPRGRGKKRGAKKAGTRKAKA, from the coding sequence ATGGCCAGCATTGAAGAAAAGAACGGCGACGAGATCGGCGGCATCCTGGACGAGCAGAGCCAGAAGCTCCAGGTGCCGGCCAAGCTCCCGGTCCTGCTGCTCCGGGACGTCGTCATCTTCCCCTACATGATCGCCCCGCTCTTCGTCGGGCGCGAGAAATCCAAGGCGGCCATCGACGCCGCCCTGTCGACCAACCGGATGATCCTGCTGCTGACCCAGAAGGACATGGAGGTCGAGGATCCCAAGCGGGAGGACGTCTACGACATCGGCACGGTCGCCCTGATCATGCGCATGCTCAAGCTCCCCGACGGGCGGGTGCGCATCCTGGCCCAGGGCCTCGTCCGGGCCCGCGTCCAGACCTTCGAGGAGGAGGGCGCCCACGTGGTCGCCGAGGTCAAGGTCCTCGAGGAGCCGGAGAAGCCCGAGAAGAGCCTCGAGAGCGAGGCCCTCATCCGCAACGTCCGCTCCGGCCTAGAGCGGGCCGCCTCGCTCGGCAAGAGCCTGCCGCCCGAGGTCCTGATCATCGCCTCGAACGTCGATGAGCCGGGCCGCCTGGCCGACCTGACGGCCTCGAACCTCGAGCTCAAGGTCGAGGAGGCCCAGGCCATCCTCGAGATCGGCGACCCCGTCCAGCGTCTCAAGAAGGTCTACGAGCTCCTGACCCGCGAGCTCGAGCTCCTCGACGTCCAGTCGAAGATCTCGACCGAGGCCAAGGGCGAGATGGACAAGCTCCAGAAGCAGTACTTCCTGCGCCAGCAGATGAAGGCCATCCAGAAGGAGCTCGGCGAGGGCAACGAGACCCAGGAGGAGGTCCGGATCTACCAGGAGAAGCTGCGCAAGATCCGGGTCTCCGACGAGGTCAAGGAGGAGATCGAGAAGCAGATCACCCGCCTGGGCCAGATGCACCCGGAATCGGCCGAGACCTCGGTCGTCCGCAACTACCTCGACTGGATGTTCATGCTGCCCTGGAACAAGACGACCACGGACACCATCGACCTGGCCAAGGCCAAGCGCATCCTCGACGATGACCACTACGGCCTGGAGAAGGTCAAGGAGCGCATCCTCGAGTACCTCGGCGTCCGCAAGCTGTCCCGGACGATCAAGGGCCCGATCCTCTGCTTCGTCGGGCCGCCGGGCGTGGGCAAGACCTCGCTCGGCAAGTCCATCGCCCGGGCCCTGGGCCGCAAGTTCGTCCGCATCTCCCTCGGCGGCGTCCACGACGAGGCCGAGGTCCGCGGCCACCGCCGGACCTACGTCGGGGCCATGCCCGGCCGCATCATCCAGAGCATCCGCCGGGCCGGCACGGAGAACCCCGTCTTCATGATGGACGAGGTCGACAAGATCGGGGCCGATTTCCGCGGCGACCCCTCGTCGGCCCTGCTCGAGGTCCTCGACCCCGAGCAGAACAACCAGTTCCGCGACCACTACCTCGGCGTGCCGTACGACCTGTCGAAGGTCATGTTCATCACCACGGCCAACCTCCTCGACCCCATCCAGCCTGCCTTCCGCGACCGCATGGAGGTGCTGGAGCTGCCGGGCTACACGGAGGAGGAGAAGCTCCAGATCGCCGTGCGGCACCTCATCCCCAAGCAGATCGCCGAGAACGCCCTGAGCCCCAAGCTCATCGATTTCAGCGGCGGGGCGGTCAAGAAGATCATTTCCCTCTACACGCGGGAGGCCGGAGTCCGCAACCTCGAGCGCGAGCTCGCCTCGGTCTGCCGCAAGGTGGCCCGCAAGGTCGCCGAGGGCAAGAAGGGCCGGACCGTGATCACGGCCCAGTCGGTCGAACGCCTCCTCGGCCCGCCGAAGGTCTTCAAGGACCAGCTGCTCAAGAAGGACCAGGTCGGCATCGCCACCGGCGTCGCCTGGACGGCCGTCGGCGGGGAGATACTCTTCGTCGAGGCGACCAAGATGCCAGGCAAGGGCAGCCTGCAGCTGACCGGCTCCCTGGGCGACGTCATGAAGGAGTCGGCCCAGGCCGCCCTGAGCTACTCCCGGGCCCACGCCGCGGACTTCGGCATCGACAGCAGGATCTTCTCCCAGAACGACTTCCACATCCATTTCCCCGAGGGGGCCATCCCCAAGGACGGGCCTTCGGCCGGCGTCACGATCGCCACGGCCTTCCTGTCCGTCTGCACGAACGTCAAGGTCAAGTGGGACGTGGCCATGACCGGGGAGATCACCCTGCGGGGCAACGTCCTGCCCGTCGGCGGCATCAAGGAAAAGGTCCTGGCCGCCCAGCGCGCCGGGGTCAAGACGATGATCATGCCGGCGGAGAACAAGAAGGACCTCTACGAGATCCCGAAGAAGGTCATCCGCGACATCCGCTTCGTCTATGTCGAGGACGTTAGGGAGGTCTTCAAGGAGGCCCTGGCCGGGCCGCTCGGCCCGGCGCCGCGGGGCCGGGGGAAGAAGAGGGGCGCGAAGAAGGCCGGGACGAGAAAGGCGAAAGCCTGA
- a CDS encoding pentapeptide repeat-containing protein encodes MADAGHIELVRDRLERWNDWRRKNTRIIPDLSGADLSEIDLAGANLARADLTAARLSGTNLSGANLSRARLFRADLSQADLSRANLFKTNLCQADLGGANLNRADLTSALLIRANLSGASLLDACLNDANLGQASLFRSRLDKAVLRRTSFFKSDLTGADFTGADLAGANFQEAVLEETSLVRANAAGANLCFATLLRANLEGAVLDNCAVYGASLWEVRTEGASQRDLDIMPAQQPVLSVDSLQTAQLVGMLLHHRQARDEVFAVTLNTALVIGRFPGERKAVLAAVKEAPPEGRLLAPGPGLRLARFGRQERDRQDPGRHVPVHRRRPERRPAHRRDPGRGRPFPAVHPHPADRPGGRGAGRGPALSQVPLGPALLALPRSVRPGRPVRAGRPGPGRAEGGRDPPEDELRRLGPSLTFRLVIDSGRKE; translated from the coding sequence CGCCGGGGCCAACCTGGCCCGGGCCGACCTGACCGCGGCCCGCCTGTCGGGGACGAACCTGAGCGGGGCCAATCTCTCCCGGGCCAGGCTCTTTCGCGCCGACCTGTCCCAGGCGGACCTCAGCCGGGCCAACCTCTTCAAGACCAACCTCTGCCAGGCCGACCTGGGCGGGGCCAACCTCAACCGGGCCGACCTGACCTCGGCCTTGCTCATCCGGGCCAACCTCAGCGGGGCCAGCCTGCTCGACGCCTGCCTCAACGACGCCAATCTCGGCCAGGCTTCGCTCTTCCGGAGCCGGCTGGACAAGGCCGTTCTCCGGCGAACCTCCTTCTTCAAGTCCGACCTGACCGGGGCCGACTTCACCGGGGCGGACCTGGCCGGCGCCAATTTCCAGGAAGCGGTGCTCGAGGAGACCTCTCTCGTCCGGGCCAACGCCGCCGGCGCCAACCTCTGCTTCGCGACGCTGCTGCGGGCCAACCTGGAGGGCGCGGTGCTGGACAACTGCGCCGTCTACGGCGCCTCGCTCTGGGAGGTCCGCACCGAGGGGGCCAGCCAGCGCGACCTGGACATCATGCCGGCCCAGCAGCCGGTCCTCTCGGTCGACAGCCTCCAGACGGCCCAGCTCGTCGGCATGCTCCTCCATCACCGTCAGGCGCGCGACGAGGTCTTCGCCGTCACCCTGAACACGGCTCTTGTCATCGGCCGCTTCCCGGGGGAGCGGAAAGCCGTGCTCGCGGCCGTCAAGGAGGCCCCTCCGGAAGGGCGGCTACTCGCCCCTGGTCCTGGACTTCGACTTGCCCGGTTCGGGCGACAAGAACGAGATCGTCAAGACCCTGGGCGCCATGTCCCGGTTCATCGTCGCCGACCTGAGCGGCGACCGGCGCATCGCCGAGACCCTGGACGCGGTCGTCCATTTCCTGCCGTCCATCCCCATCCAGCCGATCGGCCAGGCGGACGCGGCGCCGGGCGCGGGCCGGCACTTTCCCAAGTACCGCTGGGTCCTGCCCTTCTGGCGCTTCCGCGATCCGTCCGACCTGGCCGCCCGGTTCGGGCCGGACGTCCTGGCCCCGGCCGAGCAGAAGGCGGCCGAGATCCGCCAGAAGATGAGCTTCGGCGTCTAGGCCCTTCCCTCACGTTCCGTCTCGTGATAGACTCCGGCCGGAAGGAGTGA
- a CDS encoding beta-propeller fold lactonase family protein, protein MKAYWGRALGLGLLAVCIAACSAGGDGDHNPPTTVYKYYAYVANYFSDTISAFTINATSGALSTVAGSPFTAGGLPRSVAVAPSRKFAYVVNASSDTVSAFTINAATGALTAIAGSPFDVGHWPISVAVDPSGKFAYVVNANSNDVYAFTVNATTGALTAVAGSPFVMGNRPVSVAVDPSGKFAYIANLDSNYVSAFAIDAATGALTAVAGSPFVAGDGPVSVAVDPSGKFAYVANYGSDNVSAFTINAATGALTEAAGSPFSTGTLPISVAVDPSGKFVYVADEDTNDVSAFAINATAGALTAVPGSPFVAGDEPVSVAVDPSGKFAYVANLSSGNVSAFAINATTGALSTVAGSPFATGSPAAIAIIRIEQ, encoded by the coding sequence ATGAAAGCATATTGGGGACGGGCTCTCGGATTGGGATTATTGGCGGTATGCATCGCGGCCTGCAGTGCCGGAGGGGACGGCGACCACAATCCTCCGACCACGGTCTACAAGTACTACGCTTACGTGGCGAATTATTTTTCTGACACTATCTCCGCCTTTACTATCAATGCTACTTCGGGGGCATTGTCAACCGTGGCCGGCTCGCCTTTTACCGCGGGAGGGTTGCCCCGTTCTGTCGCCGTCGCCCCTTCCCGCAAATTCGCCTACGTGGTGAATGCTAGCTCTGACACTGTCTCCGCCTTTACCATCAATGCTGCCACGGGCGCATTGACAGCCATAGCCGGCTCGCCTTTTGACGTGGGCCATTGGCCCATATCAGTCGCGGTCGACCCTTCTGGTAAGTTCGCCTACGTGGTGAATGCAAATTCTAACGATGTCTACGCCTTTACCGTCAATGCTACTACGGGCGCGCTGACGGCCGTGGCCGGCTCGCCTTTTGTCATGGGGAATAGGCCCGTATCTGTCGCGGTCGACCCTTCCGGTAAGTTCGCGTACATTGCGAATTTGGATTCTAACTATGTCTCCGCCTTTGCCATCGATGCTGCCACGGGTGCGCTGACGGCCGTGGCCGGCTCGCCGTTTGTCGCGGGGGATGGGCCCGTATCTGTCGCGGTCGATCCTTCTGGCAAATTTGCCTACGTGGCAAATTATGGTTCTGACAATGTCTCCGCCTTTACCATCAATGCTGCCACGGGTGCGCTGACAGAAGCGGCCGGCTCGCCGTTTAGTACGGGCACTTTGCCCATATCTGTCGCGGTCGACCCTTCTGGCAAGTTCGTCTACGTGGCGGATGAAGATACCAACGATGTCTCCGCCTTTGCCATCAATGCTACTGCGGGTGCGCTGACGGCCGTACCCGGCTCGCCTTTTGTCGCGGGGGATGAGCCCGTATCCGTCGCGGTCGACCCTTCCGGCAAGTTCGCTTATGTTGCGAATTTGAGTTCTGGCAATGTCTCCGCCTTTGCCATCAACGCTACGACGGGGGCATTGTCAACCGTGGCCGGCTCGCCGTTCGCTACGGGCTCACCCGCTGCGATTGCAATTATCCGCATAGAACAATAG
- the thiL gene encoding thiamine-phosphate kinase, with amino-acid sequence MRLKHLGERAVIERIRRAFGEKRADVLLGIGDDAALVRGPARLLLTTDILVEDEDFLLPDHPPRLLGRKALNVNLSDIAAMGGRPRHALVGLALPGDVEAAWLRQFMDGLRSAAREAGVALVGGDLSQAAKVMISVTVTGEVRQPVRRAGARPGDAIFVSGTLGDAAGGLRLIEKGGSRGVAKPVRPLVEAFLDPVPRLELGALLAGRRLASAMIDLSDGLSVDLAHICEESGVGAEIEAGCVPISPALERFALDPLALALDGGEDFELLFTVRPARLAAVEALARRFRLTRIGRVTPGRRAYLVDARGRRKLLRAGGFEHFSG; translated from the coding sequence ATGCGGCTAAAGCACCTCGGCGAGCGCGCGGTCATCGAACGCATCCGCCGGGCCTTCGGCGAGAAGCGGGCCGACGTGCTGCTCGGCATCGGCGACGACGCGGCCCTGGTCCGCGGGCCGGCGCGGCTCCTGCTCACGACCGACATCCTGGTCGAGGACGAGGACTTCCTCCTGCCCGACCACCCGCCACGGCTCCTCGGCCGCAAGGCCCTCAACGTCAACCTCAGCGACATCGCCGCCATGGGCGGACGGCCCCGGCACGCGCTCGTCGGGCTGGCCCTGCCCGGCGACGTCGAGGCCGCCTGGCTCCGGCAGTTCATGGACGGTCTCCGGAGCGCGGCCCGGGAGGCGGGGGTGGCCCTGGTCGGGGGAGACCTGTCCCAGGCCGCCAAGGTCATGATCTCCGTCACCGTGACCGGCGAGGTCCGTCAGCCCGTCCGGAGGGCCGGGGCCAGGCCGGGCGACGCGATCTTCGTCTCGGGCACCCTCGGCGACGCCGCGGGCGGCCTGCGGCTGATCGAGAAGGGCGGCAGCCGGGGCGTGGCCAAACCCGTCCGGCCGCTGGTCGAAGCCTTCCTCGACCCGGTCCCGCGCCTGGAGCTGGGCGCCCTGCTGGCCGGCCGCAGACTGGCCTCGGCCATGATCGACCTGTCCGACGGGCTGTCGGTGGACCTGGCTCACATCTGCGAGGAAAGCGGCGTCGGGGCCGAGATCGAGGCGGGCTGCGTCCCCATCTCGCCGGCGCTGGAGCGCTTCGCCCTCGACCCGCTGGCCCTGGCGCTCGACGGGGGAGAGGATTTCGAGCTGTTGTTCACGGTCCGGCCGGCCAGGCTGGCCGCCGTCGAGGCCCTGGCCCGGCGCTTCCGGCTGACCCGGATCGGCCGCGTCACGCCGGGCCGGAGGGCCTATCTCGTCGACGCCCGCGGCCGGAGGAAGCTCCTCCGGGCCGGGGGCTTCGAGCACTTCTCGGGCTAG
- a CDS encoding alpha/beta hydrolase gives MERTGNSFRQVAKRVSRVLLILALAVVAVAYVSFRRDLGAARGRLARIPTRIYSSKYGDIEYLLVGQGPTVLISHGVTGGVDQGLSLTDEFGTFPKGCRFLYVSRFGYLRSSIPANASSRLQAAAYRELADHLGIDKVFVFGNSGGGPSAMWFAVDYPERTKGLILLSSAVPGARIASTPPLVFRYDFAYWLAVKMLPGTLIRIFVPEGFLLTREEKDFLVANVFEHALPISERSEGIMFDNRISTPTVGEIPFERITAPTLILHAADDPAPPIEGARQVARRIPNSRLVVLDGGHFLLRHGPEILSRTGEFVNKYD, from the coding sequence ATGGAGCGTACGGGGAATTCGTTCAGACAGGTCGCCAAGCGGGTCTCCCGCGTTCTCCTGATCCTTGCCCTCGCGGTCGTCGCCGTCGCTTACGTCTCCTTCCGCCGCGACCTGGGCGCGGCGCGCGGCCGGCTCGCCCGCATCCCCACGCGGATCTATTCGTCGAAGTACGGCGACATCGAATATCTTCTTGTCGGCCAGGGGCCGACGGTGCTGATCTCGCACGGCGTGACGGGCGGCGTCGACCAGGGCCTGTCGCTGACCGACGAGTTCGGGACATTCCCGAAAGGGTGCCGCTTTCTTTACGTTTCCCGGTTCGGCTACCTGAGGTCCTCGATACCGGCCAACGCTTCCTCCCGCCTGCAGGCAGCGGCTTATCGAGAGTTGGCCGATCACCTCGGGATCGACAAGGTCTTCGTCTTCGGCAACTCCGGCGGCGGCCCCTCGGCCATGTGGTTCGCCGTCGACTACCCGGAGCGGACCAAAGGCCTGATCCTGCTATCCTCGGCGGTCCCCGGCGCCCGGATCGCCTCGACGCCGCCGCTCGTCTTCAGATACGACTTCGCCTACTGGCTCGCCGTCAAGATGCTGCCAGGGACCCTGATCAGGATCTTCGTGCCGGAAGGATTCCTGTTGACGCGGGAGGAGAAGGACTTCCTCGTCGCCAATGTCTTCGAACACGCCTTGCCTATCTCGGAACGCAGCGAGGGGATCATGTTCGACAACCGGATCTCGACGCCCACGGTCGGCGAGATCCCGTTCGAGCGGATCACGGCGCCGACGCTCATCCTGCACGCTGCGGACGACCCCGCGCCGCCGATCGAAGGCGCGCGCCAGGTGGCCCGCCGCATACCAAACAGCCGTCTCGTCGTCCTGGATGGCGGCCACTTCCTGCTGCGCCATGGGCCCGAGATCCTGAGCAGGACGGGCGAGTTCGTGAACAAGTACGACTGA
- the nrdR gene encoding transcriptional regulator NrdR, with amino-acid sequence MRCPYCGFLESKVIDSRESKTGISIRRRRACLSCKRRFTTYEKIEEIPYMVVKKDGTRQPFDTQKVLRGMMKACEKRPIQISQLEEIVEEIESRLQERPDKEIGVAEIGQLVMDRLKDLDKVAYVRFASVYREFGDVAEFRRELEDLMKEK; translated from the coding sequence ATGAGGTGCCCTTACTGCGGCTTTCTCGAAAGCAAGGTCATCGACTCCCGGGAGAGCAAGACCGGGATATCCATCCGGCGCCGGCGGGCCTGCCTGTCCTGCAAGCGCCGGTTCACGACCTACGAGAAGATCGAGGAGATCCCCTACATGGTCGTGAAAAAGGACGGCACCCGCCAGCCCTTCGACACCCAGAAGGTCCTGCGGGGGATGATGAAGGCCTGCGAGAAGCGGCCCATCCAGATCAGCCAGCTCGAGGAGATCGTCGAGGAGATCGAATCGCGGCTCCAGGAGCGCCCGGACAAGGAGATCGGGGTGGCCGAGATCGGCCAGCTGGTCATGGACCGTCTCAAGGACCTGGACAAGGTCGCCTACGTGAGGTTCGCCTCGGTTTACCGCGAGTTCGGCGACGTCGCCGAGTTCCGCCGCGAGCTCGAGGACCTCATGAAGGAAAAATAG
- a CDS encoding Hsp20/alpha crystallin family protein: protein MVRRIKPVARPRKAETSVRAAVIARRAGEPRLPAPGEVTSPAVDIYETRTEFIIEMELPGVDSADVRVLLFASRLEVSGFKRELAAPGGSRYLRLEREYGAFLRDVVVPGAVDRDQASAALEDGVLTIVLRKPPRERREVEIKVRRNGG, encoded by the coding sequence ATGGTCCGCCGCATCAAGCCCGTTGCCCGCCCCCGCAAAGCGGAGACGAGCGTCCGGGCAGCGGTCATCGCCCGGCGCGCCGGCGAGCCGCGGCTGCCGGCCCCCGGCGAGGTGACCAGCCCGGCCGTCGACATCTACGAGACGAGGACCGAGTTCATCATCGAGATGGAGCTGCCGGGCGTCGACAGCGCGGATGTCCGGGTCCTGCTCTTCGCCAGCCGCCTCGAGGTCAGCGGTTTCAAGCGGGAGCTGGCCGCCCCCGGCGGCTCCCGCTACCTGCGCCTGGAGCGCGAGTACGGGGCCTTCCTGCGCGACGTGGTCGTGCCCGGCGCGGTCGACCGGGACCAGGCTTCCGCCGCCCTCGAGGACGGCGTCCTGACCATCGTCCTGAGGAAGCCGCCGCGGGAGCGGCGCGAGGTCGAGATAAAGGTCCGCCGCAACGGCGGCTAG
- a CDS encoding S16 family serine protease has product MGCIYAASVSSERKVGIFRNEVGTSSGSGKLKTARGVEGSIRECLSRAYGFLQWHFVQLGLGAAFNSTDLHVEVIDLLGNRIACEAGLAIFVAMVSALRKGPALAGLVVLGDLSIQGNNKPVTALAEPL; this is encoded by the coding sequence GTGGGATGCATATATGCGGCATCTGTTAGTAGCGAGCGAAAGGTCGGCATCTTCCGGAACGAGGTAGGTACATCGTCAGGTTCCGGCAAGTTGAAGACCGCACGCGGCGTGGAAGGCTCTATTCGAGAGTGCCTATCGAGAGCGTATGGCTTTCTTCAATGGCATTTCGTGCAACTCGGTCTTGGGGCAGCCTTCAATTCGACGGACCTACATGTCGAGGTAATTGACTTACTTGGGAATCGAATTGCTTGTGAAGCTGGGCTTGCGATCTTTGTGGCTATGGTATCTGCTTTGAGGAAGGGGCCGGCTCTTGCAGGCCTAGTGGTCCTGGGAGACCTCAGTATTCAGGGCAACAATAAGCCAGTGACCGCGCTTGCTGAACCACTCTAG
- a CDS encoding lysylphosphatidylglycerol synthase transmembrane domain-containing protein, producing MRSNAAKIALVVVLTLILLYFFGRSVPWKDVPGQIVNVNVPLFLLAIALSAFHFVTRAARWHILVAREKLDVRFRNLVAGNVVGFTVNFLLPGRLGELAKPLYLARREGLRPGFAIGTVVVERLFDMATMCLLLGLFMVCRPLFATSWPISAAAGQQLKVLGVLALLVAAGILAFVLALYLFRERALKVVAFVLRPLPDKARAAVLKILREFIDGLKFFRTRGQLALYIVLSLAVWLGVTLFYWVFFFAYRIHVPYFLVIPFVFLTAVGASIPTPGMVGGFHYFSKLGMTLLMGLPAGRAAGITLVFHAVQLAVTCILGYAILARDGLTVIQLKRMGESESQ from the coding sequence ATGAGATCGAACGCCGCGAAGATCGCCCTCGTCGTCGTCCTGACCCTCATCCTGCTCTATTTTTTCGGCCGCAGCGTCCCCTGGAAGGACGTCCCCGGCCAGATCGTCAACGTCAACGTGCCGCTCTTTCTCCTGGCCATCGCCCTCTCGGCGTTCCACTTCGTCACCAGGGCCGCCCGCTGGCACATCCTGGTGGCCCGGGAGAAGCTCGACGTCCGCTTCCGCAACCTGGTCGCCGGCAACGTCGTCGGCTTCACGGTCAATTTCCTCCTTCCCGGCCGCCTGGGCGAGTTGGCCAAGCCGCTGTACCTGGCCCGTCGCGAGGGCCTGCGGCCCGGCTTCGCCATCGGCACGGTCGTCGTCGAGCGCCTCTTCGACATGGCCACGATGTGCCTGCTGCTCGGCCTGTTCATGGTCTGCCGGCCCCTGTTCGCCACGTCCTGGCCGATCTCGGCGGCAGCCGGGCAGCAGCTGAAGGTCCTGGGCGTCCTGGCCCTGCTCGTGGCCGCCGGCATCCTGGCTTTCGTCCTGGCCCTTTACCTCTTCCGCGAGCGGGCCCTCAAGGTCGTCGCTTTCGTCCTCCGGCCCCTGCCGGACAAGGCCCGCGCGGCCGTGCTCAAGATCCTCCGCGAGTTCATCGACGGGCTCAAGTTCTTCCGGACGCGCGGGCAGCTGGCCCTCTACATCGTGCTGTCCCTGGCCGTCTGGCTGGGGGTCACCCTCTTCTACTGGGTCTTCTTCTTCGCCTACCGCATCCACGTGCCCTATTTCCTGGTCATCCCCTTTGTCTTCCTGACCGCCGTCGGGGCTTCCATCCCCACGCCCGGCATGGTCGGCGGCTTCCACTACTTCAGCAAGCTCGGCATGACCCTCCTCATGGGTCTGCCGGCGGGACGGGCGGCGGGCATCACCCTGGTCTTCCACGCCGTCCAGCTCGCCGTGACATGCATCCTGGGTTATGCTATATTGGCGCGAGACGGCCTGACCGTCATCCAGCTCAAGCGGATGGGCGAAAGCGAGTCGCAATGA
- the galK gene encoding galactokinase, which yields MNALVPVIADRFRRQFPGRPLLVVSPGRVNLIGEHTDYNEGFVMPGATDKAVVFAVGPRADGLCHFVSRDFDQEFRCELGQFYRSPLRWPDYLQGVMDQLVKAGHRVGGISCVFGGDIPIGAGMSSSAAIEGGLAFAVDALFGLGLSKLDLVKLAQRAENEFVGVRCGIMDQFINIHGRERSVLKLDCRSLTFDYLPFERDDLRVVVADTMVRRELASSEYNVRRGQCEAGVNALRAYDPSIRSLRDVTLDLLRDHRSELDPVVFRRCEYVVRENIRVGEAAAALARNDFAVFGGLMNLSHAGLRDDYEVSSPELDALVEAARRVPGVLGSRMMGAGFGGCTISLVEAGAVAEFEARVGRDYEAAAGKAPKIHVVRIEAGTHAVDLA from the coding sequence ATGAACGCCCTGGTCCCGGTCATCGCCGACAGGTTCCGCAGGCAGTTCCCGGGCCGGCCCCTTCTCGTCGTCTCCCCCGGCCGGGTCAACCTAATCGGCGAGCACACCGACTACAACGAGGGCTTCGTCATGCCCGGCGCCACGGACAAGGCGGTCGTCTTCGCCGTCGGCCCCCGCGCCGACGGGCTCTGCCACTTCGTCTCCCGCGATTTCGACCAGGAGTTCCGCTGCGAGCTCGGCCAGTTCTATCGCTCGCCCCTGCGCTGGCCAGACTATCTCCAGGGGGTCATGGACCAGCTCGTCAAGGCCGGCCACCGCGTCGGCGGCATCAGCTGCGTGTTCGGCGGCGACATCCCCATCGGCGCGGGCATGTCCTCGTCGGCCGCGATCGAGGGCGGCCTGGCTTTCGCCGTCGACGCCCTGTTCGGGCTCGGGCTCTCCAAGCTGGACCTGGTCAAGCTGGCCCAGAGGGCCGAGAACGAGTTCGTCGGCGTCCGCTGCGGCATCATGGACCAGTTCATCAACATCCACGGCCGTGAGAGGAGCGTCCTCAAGCTCGATTGCCGCTCGCTCACCTTCGATTACCTGCCCTTCGAGCGGGACGACCTCCGGGTGGTCGTGGCCGATACCATGGTCCGGCGCGAGCTGGCCTCGTCGGAGTACAACGTCCGCCGCGGCCAGTGCGAGGCCGGGGTCAACGCCCTCCGGGCATACGACCCGTCCATCCGCTCCCTGCGCGACGTCACCCTGGACCTGCTCCGCGACCACCGCTCCGAGCTCGACCCCGTCGTCTTCCGCCGCTGCGAATACGTCGTCCGCGAGAACATCCGCGTCGGGGAGGCCGCGGCGGCCCTGGCCCGTAACGATTTCGCCGTTTTCGGCGGGCTGATGAACCTGTCGCACGCCGGGCTGCGCGACGACTACGAGGTCTCGTCGCCCGAGCTCGACGCGCTGGTCGAGGCGGCGCGCCGGGTGCCGGGCGTCCTGGGCTCGCGGATGATGGGGGCCGGCTTCGGCGGCTGCACCATCAGCCTGGTCGAGGCGGGCGCCGTTGCCGAGTTCGAGGCCCGGGTCGGCAGGGACTACGAGGCCGCGGCGGGGAAGGCACCCAAGATCCATGTCGTCCGGATCGAGGCCGGGACCCACGCCGTCGACCTCGCTTGA